The Pseudomonadota bacterium genomic sequence AGAGAATAAGACAAAGGTACATCCCGAACCAGGGCGTTCACGAAGATACTCGAGATAACTAAATCCTAACAAACGCCATAATACGTGATGACAAAAAAATCAAAATGTAAAATTGGGGGAACAGAGTGGTTGAATTGCAAGTCATATCAGATGCCAAAAATGCACTTGGTGAAGGGCCGATGTGGAACATTCGGGAGAATGCTCTTTACTGGACAGATGCAAAAGAACATCCGCGAGTACAGAGGTGGGAGCCAAAAACCGGAAAGATAGATGAGTGGGAGATGCCTGACGTAATCGGCTCATTTGTTTTTCGCAAAAATGGCGGTCTGATTACGGCTCTGAAATCGGGTTTCTACAAGTTTGACTTAGAAAAATCTGAAGCCGAAAAATTCCACGATCCTGAACCCGGTTCGCCAACGACTCGTCTGAATGATGGCAAATGTGATCGTCGTGGGCGTTACTGGTGCGGATCTCTCGACGACAGCGGAAAGCCGGGGGGAGCGCTTTATCGAGTTGACCCAGATCTAAGTGTTCACAAAATGGATGAAGGGATAAAATGTTCTAATGGTATTGCTTTTAGCCCTGATAACAAATTTTTGTACTTTTCTGATTCCCGCAACGAGACTTGCTGGAGATATAATTACGATTTAAGCAGAGGGCAAATAACCAACAAAACACTCTGGATTGACAATCGCGGAAAACGAGCCCGGATAGATGGAGCAACAGTAGACTCTGAAGGGTTTTACTGGGCAGCACATATACGCCATTGGGAAATTGCCAAGTATGCTCCTGATGGCACGATAATGGAAACTATCGAATTGCCCATTCAACACCCAACAATGTGCACATTTGGAGGGAAAAATCTAGACATCCTATTCGTAAGTTCAGGTACAATTTTCTTAACAAAGGAGCGACTGGCAGAGCAGCCGCTCGCTGGAGCCGTTTTCGCTATTCATGGAACCGGTGCGATCGGTCTTCCTGAAGCATTCTTTGCAGGCTAATAAAAATGGTGCGCCCGACAGGATTCGAACCTGTGGCCCCCAGATTCGTCACACTACAACTTTCGTTGCCACCCCAGCACTGTGGGGTGTTTGTGCGCTGGACTTTCTCTTCATCATACCAACTAATGTTGGCTTAGATGCCGCCCGTAAAGTCTCTACACCGTTCCCTAACAGGACTTGGCTCGGGATTGCCATTCAACAGGTTTCCCCGACTTTGAGCGGTTC encodes the following:
- a CDS encoding SMP-30/gluconolactonase/LRE family protein; protein product: MVELQVISDAKNALGEGPMWNIRENALYWTDAKEHPRVQRWEPKTGKIDEWEMPDVIGSFVFRKNGGLITALKSGFYKFDLEKSEAEKFHDPEPGSPTTRLNDGKCDRRGRYWCGSLDDSGKPGGALYRVDPDLSVHKMDEGIKCSNGIAFSPDNKFLYFSDSRNETCWRYNYDLSRGQITNKTLWIDNRGKRARIDGATVDSEGFYWAAHIRHWEIAKYAPDGTIMETIELPIQHPTMCTFGGKNLDILFVSSGTIFLTKERLAEQPLAGAVFAIHGTGAIGLPEAFFAG